From one Trifolium pratense cultivar HEN17-A07 linkage group LG1, ARS_RC_1.1, whole genome shotgun sequence genomic stretch:
- the LOC123911290 gene encoding RING-H2 finger protein ATL70-like: MMNNNSTSQPQNNDDFDANGFTYILTFVFALVFLILTIVVACVRLRMSRGPDMINILSGFPPHRQEDSIMEQGLRRNRDTSFEGYPKMLYSQIEKNILGGSSTSSCSICLGDYKESDILRLLPDCGHLYHVACVDPWLRLHSTCPICRKPLLASS; this comes from the coding sequence GCACCTCACAACCCCAAAACAACGACGACTTTGACGCGAATGGGTTCACGTACATCTTAACATTTGTATTTGCTCTTGTATTCTTGATTCTTACAATTGTTGTTGCTTGTGTTCGGCTTCGTATGTCACGGGGTCCAGACATGATCAATATTTTGTCAGGTTTTCCACCACATCGTCAGGAAGACTCAATTATGGAGCAAGGGCTACGCCGTAATAGAGACACAAGTTTTGAAGGATACCCAAAAATGCTATACTCTCAAATTGAAAAGAATATTTTAGGTGGTTCTTCAACTTCAAGTTGCTCTATTTGTTTAGGGGACTACAAAGAAAGTGACATTTTGAGGTTACTTCCTGATTGTGGTCATCTTTATCATGTTGCTTGTGTTGATCCATGGCTTAGGTTACATTCTACTTGTCCCATATGTAGAAAACCATTGCTAGCTTCAAGCTAA
- the LOC123911448 gene encoding uncharacterized protein LOC123911448, with protein sequence MNAWFEFRRKSYNLVSSLKASIQSAQPNLEDDMNEYGKLLKELQMNNTTNEPLLAKEGKVISQLKDTSTSSQNPTGALCAMKFNKPNEIAKYVSFVLVIAIICLGPFFDMWIEPSLMKLQNGQALASSIRLLGFMVFVWAVSIMILVGVPFVRMQSFALIFWAIWMHIKS encoded by the exons ATGAACGCGTGGTTTGAATTCAGAAGAAAATCCTACAATCTTGTCTCATCTCTCAAAGCTTCAATTCAATCCGCACAACCAAACTTAGAAGACGATATG AATGAATATGGTAAGCTGCTTAAAGAGTTGCAAATGAACAATACCACAAATGAACCATTATTAGCCAAGGAAGGAAAAGTTATTTCACAATTGAAAGACACCTCTACTAGTAGTCAAAATCCAACTGGAGCTTTGTGTGCaatgaaatttaacaaaccTAATGAAATTGCAAAATATGTTTCATTTGTTCTAGTCATCGCCATTATATGTTTGGGGCCATTCTTCGACATGTGGATCGAGCCGTCACTTATGAAACTCCAAAATGGTCAAGCATTGGCCTCCTCAATCAGGCTTCTAGGTTTTATGGTATTTGTTTGGGCTGTTTCTATAATGATTCTTGTTGGTGTTCCGTTTGTCCGAATGCAGAGTTTTGCTCTTATCTTTTGGGCCATTTGGATGCATATTAAGTCGTAA
- the LOC123911368 gene encoding uncharacterized protein LOC123911368, translating into MADMKAKLQSMIEKLDAIPASALYLPQYDLLDSIKGRLWKLSVTMEDTKANLQSIAENLNRLYYEINLDVAQVAMLKYMELEIHELMQAEMFNEPAFTYPPCSAAVCTGPWYLFTARELGGNLKKYLTLNLKGFMCYLGDSLRNIPPMYQKALLGLCASYILPPMQNNTAPFENSQLEKTNAPPLLLTFGEAFKAFNPEITHITKFLLCVILTAVLIFRLPPGVQIISMLILIATFFLGFLEMAHSASKTGVTCGSIHLPVFWFTTLSAVGISIIFGLFTLFVFYIIWRLSKGKPQANDDDVSLNDFVGDLEEGDLEEGN; encoded by the exons ATGGCTGACATGAAAGCAAAGTTGCAATCTATGATAGAAAAGCTTGATGCAATTCCAGCTTCAGCACTCTATCTG CCCCAATATGACCTGTTGGATTCAATAAAGGGACGACTATGGAAACTCAGTGTTACAATGGAAGACACCAAAGCAAATTTGCAATCTATAGCAGAAAATCTAAATAGACTATATTACGAAATCAATCTG GATGTCGCCCAAGTAGCCATGTTGAAGTATATGGAGCTAGAAATACATGAACTCATGCAAGCTGAAATGTTCAATGAACCG GCATTTACTTATCCTCCATGCTCGGCGGCAGTGTGTACAGGGCCCTGGTACCTATTCACCGCGAGGGAATTGGGAGgaaacctaaaaaaatatttaaccttGAACTTGAAGGGTTTTATGTGTTACCTAGGTGATAGTTTGCGTAACATTCCTCCGATGTATCAGAAGGCGTTACTAGGATTATGTGCTTCTTACATACTTCCTCCAATGCAAAACAACACAGCTCCATTTGAAAATTCTCAATTGGAAAAAACAAATGCACCACCACTGCTACTTACTTTTGGGGAAGCCTTTAAAGCATTCAATCCAGAAATAACACACATCACGAAGTTCCTTTTGTGTGTTATTCTGACTGCGGTTTTGATTTTTCGACTACCTCCTGGGGTACAGATAATTTCAATGCTTATATTGATTGCTACATTTTTCCTTGGGTTCCTCGAGATGGCTCACAGCGCCTCTAAGACTGGTGTGACTTGTGGATCAATTCACCTTCCCGTGTTTTGGTTTACGACTTTGAGCGCTGTTGGAATTTCCATAATTTTTGGACTATTTACACTATTCGTGTTTTATATTATCTGGAGGTTGTCAAAGGGGAAACCCCAAgctaatgatgatgatgttagTTTAAATGATTTCGTCGGGGATTTAGAAGAAGGAGATTTAGAAGAAGGAAACTGA
- the LOC123888224 gene encoding probable fucosyltransferase 8 has protein sequence MVCQGFTSNGTKPSLVIFAIAISLLILTFTFGHFEWFSIILNGRDLNVTTEDLQTKNCTESYVGSKNSSSPSTETDADKLLDGLLSSEFDKESCLSRFQAYLYHKVSPHKPSPYLISKLRSYEDLHRRCGPHSKAYKRTMAKLNRFKSKKSNVTNATGSCKYIVWTAANGLGNRMVSMASIFLYAILTDRVLLVEFLDDMVGLFCEPFPNSSWILPKDFPFSDNRKVEIYESMLKRDKENTSKKLLLPSTIGVRLNMYHHDHEFFFSCDHNQHLLHKLPLLIVTSDQYFVPSLFMVPSFKQELNKMFPTKDTVFHHLGRYLFLPSNDVWGPIKRFYQAYLASAEEKIGIQIRVFHPNRTSYETIMGQVLKCTQNHTILPGFATNISKDPPLKNQILKSVLVTSLYQEYGENLRTIYLNNPTVTGEIIGVYQPSHEDQQKFGDNLHNKKALTDIYLLSLCDVLVTSSVSTFGYVAQGLGGIKPLVLRKLQDNKIPDSPCVQDFSMEPCFHKTPKLDCMEKPIDNMATIFPYVKKCVDYRRGVKLVNDIL, from the exons ATGGTATGTCAAGGATTTACTTCAAATGGGACCAAACCTTCATTGGTCATTTTTGCCATAGCTATCTCTCTACTCATATTAACATTCACTTTTGGTCATTTTGAGTGGTTTTCAATTATACTAAATGGAAGAGATCTAAATGTGACAACTGAAGATTTGCAAACCAAGAATTGTACAGAGTCGTATGTTG GTTCAAAAAACAGTTCATCACCATCAACAGAAACTGATGCTGACAAACTCTTAGATGGGCTTCTCTCTTCTGAATTTGATAAAGAATCATGCTTAAGCAGATTTCAAGCTTACTTATACCACAAGGTATCGCCTCATAAACCTTCTCCGTATCTCATATCAAAACTGCGTAGCTATGAAGATCTTCACAGAAGATGTGGACCTCATAGTAAAGCTTACAAGAGAACCATGGCAAAGCTCAATAGATTCAAATCCAAGAAATCCAATGTTACTAATGCTACTGGATCATGTAAGTACATAGTATGGACTGCTGCCAATGGCTTAGGGAACAGAATGGTGAGCATGGCTTCAATATTCCTATATGCAATCCTCACCGATCGAGTCCTACTTGTAGAGTTTCTTGATGACATGGTTGGCCTATTTTGTGAACCATTCCCCAATTCATCATGGATATTGCCTAAAGATTTTCCTTTTAGTGACAACAGAAAAGTTGAAATATATGAAAGCATGCTAAAAAGGGACAAGGAAAACACCTCAAAGAAGTTACTATTACCATCGACGATAGGAGTACGTCTCAATATGTATCATCATgatcatgaattttttttctcttgtgaTCATAACCAACATCTTCTACATAAATTACCTCTCTTGATTGTAACATCAGATCAATATTTTGTACCATCTCTTTTTATGGTTCCGTCGTTTAAACAAGAGCTTAACAAAATGTTCCCAACCAAAGACACGGTTTTTCATCATTTGGGACGTTACCTATTTCTCCCTTCAAACGATGTATGGGGACCGATCAAAAGATTCTACCAAGCATATTTAGCCAGTGCAGAAGAGAAGATTGGAATCCAAATAAGAGTATTTCATCCTAACCGCACATCATATGAAACAATCATGGGTCAAGTTTTGAAATGCACCCAAAATCACACGATACTACCTGGTTTTGCAACAAATATTTCAAAAGACCCTCCATTGAAAAATCAGATTTTGAAGTCTGTTTTGGTAACATCATTATATCAAGAATATGGTGAGAATCTCAGGACTATTTATTTGAACAATCCAACCGTCACAGGTGAAATCATAGGAGTTTATCAGCCAAGTCATGAAGATCAACAAAAATTTGGTGATAATTTGCACAACAAGAAAGCATTGACAGACATCTATCTATTAAGTTTGTGTGATGTTTTAGTAACTAGCTCAGTATCAACTTTTGGGTATGTGGCTCAGGGTTTGGGAGGCATAAAGCCATTGGTTCTTCGAAAATTACAAGACAACAAAATCCCGGATTCGCCTTGTGTGCAAGATTTCTCTATGGAGccttgttttcataaaactccTAAACTTGATTGCATGGAAAAGCCCATAGATAATATGGCCACAATTTTTCCTTACGTGAAGAAATGTGTTGATTATAGAAGGGGTGTCAAGTTGGTCAATGATATTCTATAG